Sequence from the Gemmatimonas sp. genome:
TTCAGAATCCCTGGCCGAATTGAATCGGATTAGCTGGCCGCTTTGACCGGAATGCGCAGTCGCGTCTTACCGCGGCAATCGACTGGCTCGATCTCGACGGCGAGTGGCGCGAAATCGCAAAGTTCATCGAGTGGCGCCGGCGCCCTCAGTTGGGCGAGGCCAAAAGTCTTGACCCGAAGGCTGGACCAAGAATCTTGAGCCGGCTGCCGAACCGGCGGGACAAGTGCATTCGATTTCGGGCTCTTCGGGACTTTGTGTGGGTGAGTTGAGCGGGTTTTGAGCCTTGGAGGGTCGTCGGTTCAGAGGGGAAAGCGCTCTTGCGGGACCGGTGGCCGACGGGAAAGTTCGTGAATGACTGTCGAGCAGCGAGGTCCACGGGAGCTGCGGGACGCGTATCGCTTTCCAGGCTTTACGCCGAGCCGTGCGGTGCGGGGGGAAGACGCGGATCCCCGCGTGGTGGTCGTCACGCTGCATCGCCGTCAAAAAAAACGGCCTGCGGAGTCTGTGGCACGATCTGCCGTACGTGGTACGATCAGCGGCTACGGCACGTCCGCGATCTGCCGTGCGGCGCGATGCATGTGCGATTGGCGTTCGCGCTGCGGCGGGTGGCGTGCCGCACGTGCGGTGGCGTGAAGCAAGAGCGTCTCGACTGGCTCGCGGAGAATCCGCACTACACCCGTCGGTTTGCGCGCTATGTCGGCAAGCAGTGCCGTGGTGCGTCGATCACGGAAGTCGCGGAGGACCTGCGGCTCGATTGGCATGCGGTGAAAGCGATGGACATGCTGTACATGCGCGCCCAGCTCGACGTGGCGGGCCCGCCGGCGCCGGCGGTGATTGGCATCGATGAGATTTCGCTTCGGAAGGGGCACGTCTACCGCATCATCGTCAGCGATCTCGAGGCGGGACGGCCGATCTGGTTTGGCGGCGCGGATCGCTCCGAGGCGAGCCTGGCGATGTTCTACGACCAGCTCGGTGTCGCGCGCACGAGCGAGATTCGGCTGGCCGTGATGGATATGTGGCGGGCGTTTCGGAAGGGCACGGAAGCGCATGCGCCGCAGGCCGCCATCCTCTACGACAAGTTTCATGTGCTGCG
This genomic interval carries:
- a CDS encoding ISL3 family transposase — protein: MNDCRAARSTGAAGRVSLSRLYAEPCGAGGRRGSPRGGRHAASPSKKTACGVCGTICRTWYDQRLRHVRDLPCGAMHVRLAFALRRVACRTCGGVKQERLDWLAENPHYTRRFARYVGKQCRGASITEVAEDLRLDWHAVKAMDMLYMRAQLDVAGPPAPAVIGIDEISLRKGHVYRIIVSDLEAGRPIWFGGADRSEASLAMFYDQLGVARTSEIRLAVMDMWRAFRKGTEAHAPQAAILYDKFHVLRQLNDAMDTVRKAEYKRLTNRADRTFIKGQKYVLLSHRANLSIEKRRALQTLLAANKRLNTAYVLKEQFAQLWEYRSEVWARKFFEGWCKALRWQRLAPFEKFAALIERHWDGIAAYCQPENKVALGFVEGLNNKIRVIQRRCYGLRDEEYLRLKILTCTLPPLPRDQNS